One region of Apus apus isolate bApuApu2 chromosome 6, bApuApu2.pri.cur, whole genome shotgun sequence genomic DNA includes:
- the CD28 gene encoding T-cell-specific surface glycoprotein CD28, whose amino-acid sequence MLLGILMVFCFIPSADVTENKILVAQHPFLTVANKTATLVCNYTYNGTGKEFRASLHKGTDSAVEVCFISWNTNKTISNSTKKFNCQGHHDKDKVIFNLWNLSASQTDIYFCKIEAMYPPPYVYNEKSNGTVIHVTETPIQSPIPLWIMVAVTGVLGFYSILVTAVFIIYWQKSKKCMYHQSDYMNMTPRHPPYQKKKGYPSYAPTRDYTAYRSWQP is encoded by the exons ATGCTCCTGGGGATCCTCATGGTGTTCTGCTTCATCCCCTCTGCTGATGTGACAG aaaacaagattttagTGGCTCAGCATCCTTTTCTCACTGTAGCTAACAAAACTGCAACTCTAGTCTGCAACTACACATACAATGGAACAGGGAAGGAATTTCGAGCTTCGCTGCACAAAGGAACAGACAGTGCAGTTGAAGTTTGCTTTATTTCATGGAACACAAACAAAACTATCAGTAATTCAACTAAAAAATTCAACTGTCAGGGGCATCATGATAAAGACAAAGTCATCTTCAATCTTTGGAATTTGAGTGCCAGCCAAACTGACATCTACTTCTGCAAAATTGAGGCCATGTATCCACCCCCATATGTCTACAATGAGAAGAGCAATGGGACTGTCATTCACGTGACAG AGACACCCATCCAGTCTCCAATTCCTTTGTGGATTATGGTGGCAGTGACTGGAGTTCTTGGCTTCTACAGTATACTAGTAACTGCAGTTTTTATTATCTACTGG CAAAAATCAAAAAAGTGTATGTACCATCAGAGTGACTACATGAACATGACTCCCCGGCACCCACcataccagaagaaaaaaggttacCCATCCTATGCTCCAACACGAGACTACACTGCCTATCGGTCCTGGCAGCCATGA